One region of Peribacillus simplex genomic DNA includes:
- a CDS encoding aldehyde dehydrogenase family protein, with protein MVRVQEAAFEKAEMKRDYYHLIINGERVESSDGTTIDAYNPATGEIIAKVAKATKEDAEKAVQAAREAFDNGKWKKTPINKRSRVLNKIAAIMRSRFNELVELEVLNSGKSISAAQGQVMQAIEDFEFYAGALVAHRGSVNNVPGQFHNYTEKEPVGVCAQIIPWNYPMMMAAWKIAPAIAVGCSVIVKPASLTPLTAIVLGEICLEAGVPSGVVNVIPGPGSDVGNYLVEHPKVNKVAFTGSTPIGRDLMGKASQTLKRVTLELGGKSPNIVFEDADLEAAIDGSLYGIFYNTGQSCEARSRLYVHEDIYDEFVARFVEKTKKLKLGNPLDKETHVGAVIDQGQLDVIDNYVQSAIADGAEILTGGKPAVIEGFESGYWYEPTVIANVNHEMNVVKEEIFGPVVVIMKFKDEKEAVRLANDTEFGLGSALWTKDGGRATRVANQIEAGIVMVNCPFSAFPGTPFGGYKQSGFGRELCIETLDLYTETKSIISYHGSRPLNPFGI; from the coding sequence ATGGTTAGAGTTCAAGAGGCGGCATTTGAAAAAGCGGAAATGAAGCGTGATTATTATCATCTGATCATTAATGGAGAAAGAGTGGAAAGCTCTGATGGTACCACGATTGATGCATACAATCCTGCAACTGGTGAAATCATTGCCAAGGTTGCCAAGGCTACAAAGGAAGATGCAGAAAAAGCTGTTCAAGCTGCACGTGAAGCATTTGATAACGGGAAATGGAAGAAAACTCCGATTAATAAACGGTCTCGTGTTTTGAACAAAATTGCAGCAATCATGCGTTCACGCTTTAATGAATTGGTAGAATTGGAGGTTCTGAACAGCGGCAAATCCATTTCTGCAGCACAAGGCCAAGTTATGCAGGCAATTGAAGATTTCGAGTTTTATGCAGGCGCTTTAGTTGCACACCGCGGATCTGTCAATAATGTACCTGGTCAATTCCATAACTATACGGAAAAAGAGCCAGTAGGTGTTTGTGCTCAAATCATTCCTTGGAATTACCCTATGATGATGGCAGCTTGGAAAATTGCACCTGCAATTGCAGTTGGCTGTTCAGTCATTGTCAAGCCAGCTTCGTTAACGCCGCTGACTGCCATTGTATTAGGGGAAATCTGTTTAGAAGCTGGTGTTCCTTCCGGTGTGGTCAATGTCATTCCAGGTCCTGGATCGGATGTAGGGAACTACCTTGTCGAGCATCCGAAAGTGAATAAGGTGGCCTTTACAGGTTCTACGCCAATCGGCAGGGATCTTATGGGCAAAGCTTCACAAACATTAAAGAGGGTGACATTGGAGCTTGGCGGAAAGTCCCCTAATATTGTCTTTGAAGACGCGGACCTTGAAGCAGCTATCGATGGATCACTATATGGAATTTTCTACAATACTGGGCAATCTTGCGAAGCTAGATCCCGTTTATATGTACACGAAGACATATACGATGAGTTCGTTGCCAGATTCGTAGAAAAAACAAAGAAATTGAAATTGGGCAATCCACTCGACAAAGAAACACATGTTGGTGCAGTCATAGATCAAGGGCAATTGGATGTCATCGACAATTATGTACAATCTGCCATTGCTGATGGAGCGGAAATCCTGACAGGAGGAAAACCAGCGGTTATTGAAGGCTTCGAAAGCGGTTATTGGTATGAGCCGACGGTCATAGCGAATGTCAATCATGAAATGAATGTAGTGAAAGAGGAAATATTCGGACCGGTCGTTGTCATTATGAAATTCAAAGATGAAAAAGAGGCCGTAAGACTCGCGAATGATACCGAATTCGGTTTGGGGTCAGCGCTTTGGACAAAGGATGGCGGGCGTGCGACTCGAGTGGCAAATCAAATCGAAGCGGGAATCGTCATGGTGAATTGCCCATTCTCCGCATTTCCTGGAACACCATTCGGAGGCTATAAACAGTCAGGATTCGGCCGGGAACTTTGTATTGAAACACTTGATCTTTATACAGAAACGAAAAGCATCATTTCCTATCATGGTAGCCGTCCCTTAAATCCCTTTGGAATTTAA
- a CDS encoding 3-hydroxyacyl-CoA dehydrogenase encodes MIRNLVIVGSGVMGRGIAYVGATGGFNVVLVDVNQDALESARIEIDTIFEKGVRYQKITQEEAAAAKSRFSYSSNLKESAAYADLIIEAVPEKAEIKRAVFETIEEHAKEDCYFATNTSTMSPTEIGSYGKRPEKTIAMHFFNPVQKMPLVEIVRGLETSDETAAIIKEVAGKMGKETVVINEFPGFVTSRISCLVGNEAFFMLQEGLGTPEEIDKAIKLGLNYPMGPFELGDLVGLDARLNNLKYLHSKLGEKYRPAPLLEQYVKAGRLGRKTGKGVYDYTKDGELVKK; translated from the coding sequence ATGATTAGAAATCTAGTGATTGTCGGATCTGGTGTCATGGGCAGGGGAATAGCCTATGTAGGAGCAACAGGAGGCTTCAATGTAGTATTGGTGGATGTGAATCAAGATGCACTGGAAAGTGCAAGAATAGAGATCGATACCATTTTTGAGAAGGGTGTGCGCTACCAAAAAATCACCCAGGAAGAGGCGGCAGCAGCAAAAAGCAGATTTTCGTATTCTTCCAATTTGAAAGAATCAGCAGCATATGCCGACTTAATCATAGAAGCAGTTCCGGAAAAGGCAGAAATTAAGAGAGCCGTCTTCGAAACGATTGAAGAGCACGCAAAAGAGGACTGCTACTTTGCAACCAACACTTCGACGATGAGCCCTACGGAGATTGGTTCTTATGGAAAGCGTCCCGAAAAAACGATTGCCATGCATTTTTTCAATCCTGTACAAAAGATGCCACTCGTTGAAATTGTACGTGGTCTTGAAACCAGCGATGAAACGGCAGCCATAATAAAAGAGGTTGCCGGGAAAATGGGAAAAGAAACCGTTGTCATTAATGAATTCCCTGGGTTTGTAACCAGCAGGATCAGCTGTTTGGTCGGTAATGAAGCGTTCTTTATGCTTCAAGAAGGTTTAGGTACACCAGAAGAAATCGATAAGGCAATAAAGTTAGGGCTGAATTACCCAATGGGACCATTTGAGCTAGGTGATTTGGTGGGATTGGATGCCCGTTTGAATAATTTAAAATATTTACATAGTAAACTTGGTGAAAAATACCGCCCTGCCCCCCTTCTTGAACAGTATGTTAAAGCTGGCAGGCTCGGCCGTAAGACAGGTAAAGGTGTGTACGATTATACAAAAGATGGCGAGCTGGTGAAGAAATGA
- a CDS encoding acetyl-CoA C-acyltransferase, whose translation MKDVVIIDAVRTPIGRYKGALKSVRPDDLGAIVIKALTDRNPELPPDQIEDVIFGNANQAGEDNRDVARMSALLAGLPVNVAGTTINRLCGSGLDAVMYAARSIAVGEGDIYIAGGTESMTRAPYVMAKPESEFPRGSMELQDTTIGWRFTNEKLKEMYGTDSMPQTAENVARRFSVSREDQDQFAYQSQQKAKKAVENERFINEIVPVRYTDRKGNEVIVEKDEHPRPDTTIEKLEKLKPIFKDGTITAGNASGVNDGASALLLMSAEKARELGLKPLAKYVVGAVAGLEPSIMGLGPIHATKKALGRASLTIEDIGLVELNEAFASQSLECIRQLKLDQEKVNVNGGAIAFGHPLGASGARILTTLVHEMKKRKVRYGLATMCVGVGQGISAIIENIENDG comes from the coding sequence ATGAAGGATGTTGTGATTATTGATGCTGTGAGAACACCAATCGGAAGATATAAAGGAGCTTTGAAAAGCGTTCGCCCGGATGACCTCGGTGCAATTGTAATCAAGGCGCTGACCGATCGCAATCCAGAGCTGCCGCCAGATCAAATTGAAGATGTCATCTTCGGGAATGCAAATCAAGCAGGAGAGGATAATCGCGATGTGGCCCGGATGTCCGCCCTTTTAGCTGGTCTTCCGGTGAATGTGGCTGGAACGACAATAAATCGTTTGTGTGGATCAGGACTGGATGCCGTCATGTATGCTGCACGCTCCATTGCTGTAGGTGAAGGCGATATTTATATCGCAGGCGGTACCGAAAGCATGACAAGGGCGCCGTACGTCATGGCCAAACCTGAGAGTGAATTTCCGCGGGGGTCAATGGAGCTTCAGGATACAACGATCGGATGGCGCTTCACGAATGAGAAACTTAAAGAAATGTATGGCACGGATTCGATGCCTCAAACGGCTGAAAATGTCGCCCGGCGTTTTTCGGTTTCAAGGGAGGACCAAGATCAATTCGCGTATCAAAGCCAGCAAAAAGCGAAAAAAGCAGTGGAAAATGAGCGTTTCATTAATGAAATCGTACCTGTTCGATATACGGATCGTAAAGGGAATGAAGTCATTGTCGAGAAGGATGAACACCCTCGTCCTGACACGACCATCGAAAAGTTGGAAAAACTCAAACCGATCTTTAAAGACGGCACTATAACGGCCGGTAATGCTTCAGGCGTAAATGATGGAGCCTCGGCATTACTTTTGATGAGTGCAGAAAAAGCACGGGAGCTTGGATTGAAACCTCTGGCCAAATATGTTGTAGGGGCGGTAGCGGGATTAGAACCGTCCATTATGGGCCTTGGCCCGATTCATGCCACTAAAAAAGCATTGGGCAGGGCAAGCTTGACGATTGAAGACATCGGGCTAGTGGAATTGAATGAAGCATTCGCTTCCCAATCCTTGGAGTGCATCCGCCAATTGAAATTGGATCAGGAGAAAGTGAATGTCAACGGCGGGGCAATAGCGTTTGGCCATCCGCTCGGTGCAAGCGGGGCGCGTATTTTAACAACACTTGTTCATGAAATGAAAAAGCGGAAGGTACGATATGGTCTTGCAACGATGTGTGTCGGTGTCGGCCAGGGGATATCCGCCATTATAGAAAATATTGAAAATGATGGATGA